The proteins below come from a single uncultured Fusobacterium sp. genomic window:
- a CDS encoding DUF448 domain-containing protein produces the protein MENTIVHERTCLICKEKKEKKDLFRLVEVGEDKYSYDEKQRAQSRGYYVCKSHECLKRLAKHKKIKMSTDDLMKMLNQLKKGEKDYLNILKAMKNSQALSFGMNMVLEEIEHTHFLVLAEDISEKNERKLLAKAKELGINFVYFGNKNQLGEIFGKGEVSVIAVKSKKMARGLID, from the coding sequence TTGGAAAACACAATTGTTCATGAAAGAACTTGTTTAATATGCAAAGAAAAAAAAGAAAAAAAAGATCTTTTTAGATTAGTGGAAGTAGGAGAAGACAAGTATAGTTATGATGAAAAGCAAAGAGCTCAGAGTCGTGGATACTATGTATGTAAATCTCATGAATGTTTAAAAAGATTAGCTAAGCATAAAAAAATCAAAATGAGTACAGATGATTTAATGAAAATGTTAAATCAACTAAAAAAAGGTGAAAAGGACTATTTAAATATTTTGAAGGCAATGAAGAACTCACAGGCTTTATCTTTTGGAATGAATATGGTTTTAGAGGAGATTGAGCATACACATTTTTTAGTTCTTGCAGAAGATATAAGTGAAAAGAATGAGAGAAAACTTCTAGCAAAAGCAAAAGAGTTAGGTATAAATTTTGTGTATTTTGGTAATAAAAATCAGCTTGGTGAAATTTTTGGAAAAGGAGAAGTCAGTGTAATTGCTGTAAAAAGTAAGAAGATGGCCCGTGGACTCATAGATTAG
- the nusA gene encoding transcription termination factor NusA gives MKGKDAKIFLEALEELEKEKGISKENLLLTVEQALLAAYKKNYGEEENVEVEIDRETGDVKIYEVKTVVPTEDLYDAAIEIGYDDALEIKKRVKIGDVIRIEVNCEEFRRNAIQNGKQIVIQKVREAEREYVYDRFKVKEHDIINGIIRRIDERRNVFIEFDGIEAILPPVEQSPADTYRVGERLKVYLAEVEKTNKFPKIVISRKHEGLLRKLFELEIPEITSGLIEIKAVAREAGSRAKVAVYSADPNIDTVGACIGQKGLRIKNIVNELNGEKIDIVIWKESVEEFVSAVLSPAKVVSVEVVEEENTARVIVDNSQLSLAIGKNGQNARLAAKLTGMRVDIKTASSVEEVE, from the coding sequence ATGAAAGGTAAAGACGCTAAAATATTTTTAGAGGCTTTGGAAGAGTTAGAGAAGGAAAAAGGAATAAGTAAAGAGAATCTTCTTTTGACTGTAGAACAAGCTTTATTAGCAGCTTATAAGAAAAACTATGGTGAAGAAGAAAATGTAGAAGTAGAGATCGATAGAGAAACTGGAGATGTAAAAATTTATGAAGTAAAAACAGTTGTTCCAACTGAAGATCTTTATGATGCAGCTATTGAAATTGGTTATGATGATGCTCTAGAAATTAAAAAGAGAGTAAAAATTGGAGACGTTATCAGAATAGAAGTAAATTGTGAAGAATTTAGAAGAAATGCTATTCAAAATGGAAAACAAATAGTTATTCAAAAAGTAAGAGAAGCTGAGAGAGAATATGTTTATGACAGATTTAAAGTAAAAGAACATGATATTATAAATGGAATTATAAGAAGAATAGATGAAAGAAGAAATGTATTTATTGAATTTGATGGAATAGAAGCTATTCTTCCGCCAGTTGAACAATCTCCAGCAGATACTTATAGAGTGGGAGAAAGATTAAAAGTATATTTAGCAGAAGTAGAAAAAACAAATAAATTCCCAAAAATAGTTATTTCAAGAAAACATGAAGGATTATTAAGAAAACTATTTGAATTAGAAATTCCAGAAATCACATCTGGACTTATAGAGATAAAAGCAGTTGCAAGAGAAGCTGGTTCAAGAGCTAAAGTTGCAGTTTATTCAGCTGATCCTAATATTGATACTGTTGGAGCATGTATTGGACAAAAAGGATTAAGAATAAAAAATATAGTTAATGAATTAAATGGAGAAAAGATTGATATAGTTATCTGGAAAGAATCTGTAGAAGAGTTTGTTTCAGCAGTTTTAAGTCCAGCAAAAGTTGTAAGTGTAGAAGTTGTAGAAGAAGAAAATACAGCAAGAGTTATTGTAGACAACTCACAACTATCTTTAGCAATAGGTAAAAATGGACAAAATGCAAGACTTGCAGCAAAATTAACAGGAATGAGAGTAGATATTAAAACTGCAAGTAGTGTTGAAGAGGTAGAATAA